Proteins encoded together in one Amblyomma americanum isolate KBUSLIRL-KWMA chromosome 1, ASM5285725v1, whole genome shotgun sequence window:
- the LOC144113207 gene encoding uncharacterized protein LOC144113207: protein MQSNVPSPRSPRAGTILLTVREVDPATWNALQQRPEGLQIAQVTLKRGRDDAAPPEGVPEAKRNNRSGPGVSDERDADTLAPERGASRPPHPTEAEGCPDERGSAIESDGKEEIPLEHNHAQEGAPDAPDADPSGADGQGPDASVDQAAMALLDLRYGWLARRAIPAAGNGNPYEAIAEPPSADDRHSIAPLPPDEDSPPRGISRELLRYALKSSGSDIVRISSPTMLKSLLRPRWKRCCLAEGGRCDVCAKRAITAGAGDNDNECSSVMAPELQLPAIVVLSKGKFHKMSKDQASGPPREEKMKRLEGIVKKLWIKKAEPML from the exons ATGCAGTCGAACGTTCCCAGCCCTCGTAGTCCCCGGGCCGGCACGATCCTGCTGACGGTTCGGGAGGTCGACCCAGCCACCTGGAACGCCCTCCAGCAGCGTCCCGAGGGGCTTCAGATTGCTCAGGTTACTCTCAAGCGAGGGCGGGACGACGCCGCCCCTCCGGAAGGGGTGCCAGAGGCCAAG CGCAACAACAGGTCTGGACCGGGCGTTTCCGATGAACGCGACGCCGACACCTTGGCACCTGAACGCGGAG CCAGCCGGCCTCCGCATCCGACAGAAGCCGAAGGCTGCCCCGACGAACGGGGATCTGCGATCGAGAGTGATGGAAAGGAGGAAATTCCCTTGGAACACAACCATGCCCAGGAGGGCGCCCCGGACGCCCCGGACGCCGACCCGAGCGGAGCGGACGGCCAGGGACCTGATGCCTCCGTGGACCAAGCCGCTATGGCTCTTTTGGACCTTCGCTACGGCTGGCTCGCCCGACGCGCGATCCCAGCCGCTGGAAATGGTAACCCCTACGAGGCTATCGCTGAACCGCCGAGCGCGGACGACCGCCATTCCATTGCCCCCCTTCCTCCAGACGAGGACAGTCCGCCGCGCGGCATCTCGCGTGAGCTGCTACGCTACGCTCTTAAATCGTCGGGCTCAGACATCGTGCGTATAAGCAGCCCGACCATGCTGAAGAGTCTACTAAGACCACGATGGAAGCGGTGCTGCCTCGCTGAGGGTGGCCGCTGCGACGTGTGCGCCAAGAGAGCGATAACGGCAGGAGCTGGAGACAACGACAACGAATGCTCCTCGGTGATGGCTCCGGAGCTTCAGCTTCCCGCCATAGTGGTTCTGTCCAAGGGGAAGTTTCATAAGATGTCCAAGGATCAGGCCTCTGGCCCGCCTCGCGAAGAGAAGATGAAGCGCCTTGAAGGCATTGTTAAGAAGCTGTGGATCAAAAAGGCCGAGCCCATGCTGTAG
- the LOC144113208 gene encoding uncharacterized protein LOC144113208 isoform X1 translates to MTQAEFRAFRVGNMTAVTLCTMCLVGVGLLLLISGAVVTGIVYTEVRPPTADENYDRYRGADLRRVLGPLMLCLGGFLLIGGCVFMAFGYYSNYRDEERGYSQAHARDYDSGQQPKDVKMRYLGSSSSKEDLEAGKRMMER, encoded by the exons ATGACGCAAGCCGAGTTTCGGGCGTTCCGCGTGGGCAACATGACGGCGGTGACGCTGTGCACCATGTGCCTGGTGGGCGTCGGACTGCTGCTCCTGATCTCGGGCGCCGTGGTCACCGGCATCGTCTACACCGAAGTGAGGCCGCCCACCGCTGACGAGAACTACGACAG GTACCGCGGCGCCGACCTCCGCCGGGTGCTGGGCCCACTGATGCTCTGCCTGGGAGGATTCTTGCTCATTGGCGGCTGCGTGTTCATGGCGTTCGGCTACTACTCCAACTACCGCGACGAAGAGCGCGGCTACTCGCAGGCGCACGCGCGTGACTACGACAGCGGCCAGCAGCCCAAAGATGTCAAA ATGCGTTATCTGGGAAGCTCATCGTCCAAGGAGGACTTGGAAGCCGGGAAAAGGATGATGGAAAGATGA
- the LOC144113208 gene encoding uncharacterized protein LOC144113208 isoform X2, which yields MTQAEFRAFRVGNMTAVTLCTMCLVGVGLLLLISGAVVTGIVYTEVRPPTADENYDRYRGADLRRVLGPLMLCLGGFLLIGGCVFMAFGYYSNYRDEERGYSQAHARDYDSGQQPKDVKVSTY from the exons ATGACGCAAGCCGAGTTTCGGGCGTTCCGCGTGGGCAACATGACGGCGGTGACGCTGTGCACCATGTGCCTGGTGGGCGTCGGACTGCTGCTCCTGATCTCGGGCGCCGTGGTCACCGGCATCGTCTACACCGAAGTGAGGCCGCCCACCGCTGACGAGAACTACGACAG GTACCGCGGCGCCGACCTCCGCCGGGTGCTGGGCCCACTGATGCTCTGCCTGGGAGGATTCTTGCTCATTGGCGGCTGCGTGTTCATGGCGTTCGGCTACTACTCCAACTACCGCGACGAAGAGCGCGGCTACTCGCAGGCGCACGCGCGTGACTACGACAGCGGCCAGCAGCCCAAAGATGTCAAAGTGAGCACGTACTGA